The genomic stretch TTACCTCCATATTCAGGAGCGAAGAAGTGCAGGTTTTtctgttcctctctgcaggtCTTCACATGGTTGTTGATGGTGTCTGGAGCCACTGGGGGAGAACAGACACTGGATTAGACACAGTCAGACTATTTGgttgcgtttagacaggcagcccaattctgatcttttttccactcattggtcttttgaccaatcacatcagatcttttcacatcagatttttttcagagctgatctacTTGTCAAAAGACCAAtgagtgaaaaaaagatcagaattgggctgcctgtaaacgcagccttataatCTTATAACCTGGAGCTAAACCCATACAGGGCTGGTGTGGTGCTGTTCACCCAGGTGTTTAGGACTGGAGCACTACCTGATCCTATCTTGATGAGTCCGTTGTGTTGGATGAAGATTGTGTCACAGGTCAGGTTCCCGTGGATGATGGGCGGCTCACAGGAGTGGAGGTAACTAACAGAGGCTCATCAGAGACCATAGGAGTTAGTCAACCCCATAGTTGTTTTCGTCTGTCATCGTAAACCAGGTTTGTGTTCCGTAAGGCACACCTCAACAAAATTCTTGTTCTTATTGGTTCAGTTGAGGTAGAACATCCATGTTTCACACCATTACAAAACATTTTCTCCTGTTTCGTGCCTACTACACATCACCCTGATTACCTGTTTTGATTGAATATGGGGCCCTGTTATTAGTGTTGCAGCTATGACAGAGTTGGTCTgtatgagtgagagagactgacctGAGCGCTGAGAGGATCTGGGTGCACCATCTCTTCCAGGCCTAAAGAACAAACAAATGATACATTCTGTTACATGTAGACTAATGAATGTCTTATCTGCAAAGCTAAACATCCTTTGATGTGCTACTGTGTTGTAGGGGACTTGGTGGGCAGGGGAAATTGTATTATGATATTTGCACCTTTTCATTCATGGTCTTGTGGTTCTTCTTAGTCTTCTTCAGAAACTGTTTCAGACTTCCCGAGGACATGTATTCTGTGATGAAAATCACCTGAGGTGAAGACAGCAACTTATCAGTTAGGAAGAATCATTGAAATTATGTGTTACATTATTTCACTGACTCCTTACTCACATTGGCCTGACTATATCAACCAGCCCATGTGATACAAACAAGGAAAGTATTTCCTCTCATAGACGAGTCAGAACTCACCCTGGCACGGTTGATGTCATTGATGTCAGCCCAGTACTTGTGAAACTTGACAATGTTGAGGTGCTCCAGCTGAATCAGGTTGTCAAACACAGACTTCACCTTCTCCTGTTCACAGAGGAATAGGGAGAACATGGGGACAGCATTTAACTAAAGTCTCCATAGAGGTGGGATCACCTGTTTGTATCAGTGTTCAAGGCAAATTAAGATATTTGCTCTAGTACAACGATAACTCTACTAGACacaagaacagacagagaggggagatgtTTGTGTAGCAGCCAGACATACTTTACCTCCTGCAGTTTGAAGTTTTTCCTCTCAGAGAACATAACCTCGTTCCAGaccacctccaccccctcctctgtgTCCATGGCCAGGTAGGCAGCGTCTATCCCTGGGACGTTCCGCTGGTTCACCTGGGGGAGAGAACAGAGGCAGAGACACGGTTCAGTACTTTCACAAACACTGTTGCAATACGTTCATGGACAGTCCAATGGTCAATGTGTCTCACCTCCTCTCTGCGTTTCTGCCAGCGGCCGCAAGGGCTCTCCTCCAGGATCTCAGACTCGTCTTCGCtctcatcctcctcatcctcggtgggggtggggggcccCGACACAGTTGTGGACACGGACGTAGGTCCCTGGCCACTGGGGGCCACTGGCTCTGCCTTGGCCTCCGGAGCCTGGACGGGTTTACCATCTTCCTCTGACATCACGATTATACCAGTCTCTGGGGCAGATTGTGCCTCTCTGGGGTTCAAAGGCagaatgcctttctccctccctcttctggAATTGTGGCAGCCGCACCCCCTTACACTCTCACACCCTGAGGACTATGAGGCACTGTTGGCAAAAGAGACACCgttattatttctctctctcacagagtTTGGAGCACACTGCCAACTCATAGTTATCAATACCTTACCTGTACTATGAAATGAGAGTTTTTCTTATTAACTACTGACCTATTTTGCTAGGTCGGGACTGGCTACGTCACTTCAACAAGTCTATGGTTACCAGTGAGGGCTGCAAAGTCAAAATCTCTGCTATAAATTAACTGTAGCATTACTGTAGAAAACCAGCTTAGGCCTACTTGCTACGCAGTTGTTATGCCGTGGACTGACATTGTACAGTAGCTggcattgttagctagctaattagctggTGTGCACTCAAGTTCCACTTGTAACTAGCTAGTTAGGTAGCCAACTTTAGAAGCTAAGCTATCTAACGTTAGTTCGCCAAATTTACACGTCTCTATTCCAAACTTGCGACATTAAAGTTCGATAACTAACGTTACCTATAACTTGCTAGCTAATTGACCAACTTTCACTTTGACATAACGTTAAAGATAGCCATGGGGTCACAACTGGAAAAtgccgttagctagctagctagctagctagctgtaccgtACTGTACCATTACTAGTTACACATTCAGAAAATATGTCTAACACGAAGTTACTCCGATAagtaaccagctagctagcttaaaacaactttagttagctagctaacgttgtcaACGTCAGCTAGCCTAGCTAGATAACTTTAGTCAAACAGTTGATTAAGTtatctagctacagtagctagcgtAACTTTTAACTAATAAACAAGTCAGCAATATCCCAATTTTGTTACCCAGCTATGCGCTATATTGCCAACAAACACGGTCAAGTAAGCTACTTACTTGGAAGAAAGTGACAACATGTGTTGCTTGTAAATCCCCTCGCAGTGCGTAAATTagctagtagtagctagctagaaATGACAAGGACGCTATTCAGGTTTTCAGAAGTAATTTAATAGAATCGGGGGATTCGATTATCTGGCCCGGGTCGCCCGGGTTTGCACCAGGTGAAAAGTGAATTCATTAATTTTCCAACCGGGCTGCCTCTCGTATATGAGATTACAAGTGTAAATGTAGCAACTTTATATCAAAACGCACACTGATTTATCCTACTTGCATAATGACTTGTCTTCATTTTCTACGGATACATTTGGAAATGTAGGCCTTCTagcttaaaataaataaaagaaaacaCATCAATACTTGTCATCTCAATATTTCACATGCCCATTTGACGAATGTCAACATTCTTCATTTCTAGACATTTTGTTTTCACGTATATGCACAAATAAGtactataataaatacaaaatagttTTTCAGTTCATTCTATTTCAGAGAAGTGGCCCAAGTGGTTATATATGGCAACCGTGGCAAGAGGGCTCCAGATATGGGATGACGTAGTGACCGTAGTGGGAGAGGCAGCGGTTCCTTCAACAAGACCACAGCATCGACAGTCGTCACCCCACGACACAGAAAACAGCTCGAAGACACTAAAATACTCGATATTACAAACTCACATGGATGCATATGAAAGTGTATATCGACTAACTTTGGTAAATTAGACTCGCATGACCATTGCCTAAAGGCTACACACAACCATAGCCTATGAATGTGGGGGCTATCGCTGCGTGGAAGTGACATTTTATGGAGGCTTGGAGACGTAGGGGAGCGGGGAGCAGAAGGGGGTAAACTGAAGATTGACACACCAAACTGGAAACATTGGACAGATTCTGCTGGCTACGAGTGACCCACACGCACGGGACGGGGTGGAAACATGGCCGCGAATGTCAATATAACATCTGGGATGGGAGAAATTATTCAACTGAACGTCGGTGGGACAAGGTATTACAGCGTTTAAATAGCCTtacagtctatagaactgtcaaTGTGCTCTCAGGGAGGACAGTATTGACAGACTCGAACAGGCAGACATGTTGCATGATCGTTTCTTTTTAGGTTGACAATGACATGCCGTCGCAGACGAGAACATGGGATTGGAGCTGCGATCAAATGCACGAAAAGCACGCAACACACGCGCTCGTATTGTCAAGGCGTTTACATTGTAGCAAAATGCAATCTTGGTGTTCCGCAGCGAATGGGCATTTTCTGTCACATAGGATATAGGCTCATATAGTTAACTATGGCTATGTCTGGAAAATGTCCTGTATTCCAGTCAAATGTTTGGCAGAAGCCACGGACTCcagggtagacgtaacatagtaaacttaAATCCGGGATACTCCAATTAgtttgatatgttacgtttcctatggtatgtattaatttgtggatgtccatcatccatttcgtatgttatgttacgaattacaaatcgtatgatatgttacaaattgcaatgTGTCCGTGATGAGgttcgaacacacaacctttgggttgctagacgttcgcggtGTATGCCTACCAGTCTACCCCGACTAACCACCctgcttttgtttttgccttaagtaaccttctgtcttatgtaaccataccaaatgtaaaatgtactattTTGATTGTACTATGTTgcagtctatgagaccaggctgcagtAGCATTACCCAAGCATGATACATGTATATCACAGTAAACACTTTCCATAATGTATTAAGTGTGTATGTAATATGACTCCACCTTGGACATAGAAATACATGAAGTGATGCTATGTCCTGTGTATCCCTCTTCGGAAGGAATACAAAAAGTAAATGAAAACACATGAGAATTCATGAACATTTATATGTATTATTGTACAGTACAATTCACTGTCATTGCATGTCATTCATTTTGCATTGTGTCATGATACAGTATGTCTGATCTAAGGTataacctctcctccctctcaggtTCAGCACCTCTAGACAGACTCTCATGTGGATTCCAGACTCTTTCTTCTCAAGGTGGGTCTACATCCCACTGTACTTGTTCTCTGCACATCTCTGCTAAAATGTGATCTGGCTACAGCTCTGGAAAGGTTACCTAGTTCACTTCAAGGTTCATCTCCCAAGGATTCAATCTTGATAATGCACAGTGTATCAAAAACAGTGTTAGGTCAAGTCTGGCCCACATTTTACATAAAGCCAGAATGAAAGCTGAGATGAGCTTGTTAGGGGCTAACTACAGCACgaggttaagtgtgtgtgtgtggtgtgtgtgtgtttcagtttgCTGAGTGGGAGAATATCAACTCTACGGGATGAAACTGGAGCTGTGAGTACATTCTTCTATGCGACAGGCAAACATATTTGTCTTCAATGTTTTCCACGTTTTTTGGGGGTCTGGTGAGAGCGTAGGCCACACATTCCACAAATACTCTCTCATGTACTCTCATACAGAGATATTAAACTGTAACATAATGATATTTATGTATTACGTTTCTAAATGTGCCTCTTGTCCTCCAGATATTTATTGACAGGGACCCAACAGCCTTTGCGCCCATCTTGAATTTTCTTCGAACCAAAGAGTTAGACTTACGGTAAGAACACCTGACCCTCTCTACACACAGGAACAGTATCCTTTAAATATTAGCAGAAGCATATTGGTACAGGTTATAAGGTCCTATGACTGATGTTCTCTTCTCTTCATAGGGGGGTAAACATTAACATTCTCCGCCATGAAGCTGAGTTTTATGGGATAACACCATTAGGTATGGCCTCTATGCACTAACCTGAATAATTATTGTGCTTCTACATGGTATTGCATTGTTATTTTCTATAACTAAAAATCTTAAGTGGATCTGGAAACAGCACAATTAACCATCACTTAATAGTTTGACCTTGTCCACTTACCAAGTAGTTTTCAGTACACTACCTACTGGATAATACTAGGCAACTGTATAAATCACATGCTGTAAAATGCTGATTTAGTGGTTTATATATCAAGTTTCTAAAGTGTTTCAGACTATCTTCTTCTCTTGTGTTATGGTGGCTGTCTTCAGTGAGGAGGTTGCTGCTGTGTGAGGAAGTAGAACGTTCATCCTGTGGCAGTGTTCTGTTCCATGGATACCTCCCTCCTCCAGGTACTGTATTCCCACAACTCTCCTCTGGTACAGGTGAATTACAGGACATCATTATATTCTCCCTCCATCGCTcttatccctctatctctctgtctgtttacAAGGGAAACATGAGCGCTCTAGTGATGCTCTTTCTAGTTTTGGTCTTTGAACTTTTGGTATTTTTGACATTCATAAAATGTGTTAGTCATGTAGAATTTGAGTAATTATTTTATTAGTtagttggttgattgattgcttgAGGAATGTGTTTCTCCCACAGCTCTCCCAGCCCGTAAGTTCAGCTCCACCCCTGCAGCCTCGGGCCCTGCCCCTGAGGATCGGCCTGGTCCTACCGGAGCAGAGGGGGGGTTCCCCCATAcctgtcccccccacccctcacTCCCCGGACCCCCTGGAGCCGAGGGACCACACAGACTGGGTGAGCAGGAGGGCAGGGTTAAAAAACAAGGGTGGGGGCAATGGTGTTTGTGTAATGAGGCGTGGAGCAGGGCTAGGGCTGTGGTGCTCtactccccagtctcctcagaaCACTGTGTGCCTTTTTTAATGACCAATCAGAATAATCCTCAGTCCTACCACTAGTCaggagatggtgtgtgtgtgtctgtgtgtggctgtgttaCAGCTGGAGCTGACATGACCTAACATGGGGTAAAAAGCACCATAGTTAAAAGCTCACATTTAACTTAGttctgggctgtgtgtgtgtgtgtttagagccAGAGCTGGTTTGAGCTGGAGTTCAGAGAGCATGAGAGGGCTCTCAGTGTAGTATGCACATGCTTTGAACACAGCTGAATTATCCTATTAGTAATATTGATGATCAAATTATATTATGTTGACACCCTTACTCAAATACATTGTACATGGTTGAAATACACTGTACATGGTTGTGTACAGACATTTTGTAATAACATTGCATTTGTAAGCACTTTAGTGCAATCATGCTAATGTACAGAGCATGCTCACTAAACAGTAAAAAACATAGGGAACAAAAAGGGTAGGCAAAAATAATACCATTATTGACCTATATCAACTATTGTGTACAGAACTGTGTGTGTTTTAAGGTAAAATGTTATGTTTCCAGGTTATTAGGTAAAGTGCTTTGTTATGTGTCCAGGTGCTGCGGTGGACCCTAGGAAGGTGCTGATTGTAGCTGGACATCATAACTGGATCGTAGTGGCTTATGCACACTTTGTCATCTGCTACAGGTAACACTGGCATTAGTAGTCGGATTCATCGACTCAGAGTtgatattatttatatattatacTCCTCATAAATCTTGAGTGTGGGTGTACTAATGTGTGTGTATTAACGTGTATGTGTTCTTCAGGATAAAAGAGTCGTCAGGGTGGCAGCAGGTGTTTTCTAGCCCCTATCTGGACTGGTCCATGGAGAGAATCGCCCTTAACGCCAAGGTTGTGTTATACTTCTATAACTGTACATCACTAAATCACAATGTATTGTCCGAAAGGTGCTTTATCAATTAAGTTTATTGTTATACAGGTGGTGGGTGGTCCCCATGGCGATAAGGACAAGATGGTGGCAGCTGCCTCCAATAACAACATCATCCTCTGGAGCATCCAGGACGGAGGGAGTGGCAACGAgataggtaggtgtgtgtgtgtgtgtgtgtgtgtgtgtgtgtgtgtgtgtgtgtgtgtgtgtgtgtgtgtgtgtgtgtgtgtgtgtgtgtgtttgtgaaagcGAGACATGCGTGTGTTTtattgtttctctctcctctctctaggtgTGTTTAGTCTGGGTGTACCAGTAGATCATCTGTTCTTCATTGGGAACCAGCTGGTGGCCACCAGTCACACTGGGAAGGTGGGGGTCTGGAACGCTGTTACACAGCACTGGCAGGTAGGATTACATagggtgtgtgtgtcaggatggagagagggagggagggagagaaatgtcAACAGGGCTTAGAGAAGAAGACTGAAGAATGTTTTAAAGTGTATGTGTGCCGTGAACATAATTTTCTGCCTTTTTTGATGTACAGTAGTAGCTATGAATAtcagagaaaataataataatgttgtgTGAGCCGTGCGTGACGGTGGCCGCCCggtacacagggagagagaggggtaggtttCATTTGAAccctttcttttctctcctctccatcaggtGCAGGATGTAGTTCCCATCACCAGCTGTGACACGGCTGGCTCCTTTCTGCTACTGGGCTGCAACAACGGATCCATCTACTACATAGGTACGCACACACTTAATTCAGGAAGTGGAATTAGATTTTTTGTTTATTTCCTTAATTgactgaaatggaattgaccctaaGCCTTCTTGGTTCTCTCTCTCAGACATGCAGAAGTTTCCTCTGAGGATGAAGGATAATGATCTGTTGGTGACAGAGCTGTACCACGACCCGTCTAATGACGCCATCACTGCTCTCAGTGTCTACCTCACACCCAAGACCAGTGAgtccacacgcgcacacacactctcaaacacacaccTACGTGtacatgaatacacacacacacacacacaaataatataTTTCCGTTGGGGTTCAGCCTTCCTGAGCAATTcttatctttctctctttttctccctctgacTCTAGGTGTGAGTGGTAACTGGATAGAGATAGCGTATGGAACCAGTTCTGGAGCAGTCCGGGTCATAGTTCAACACCCTGAGACAGTAGGCTCTGGACCTCAGCTCTTCCAAACCTTTACTGTCCACCGCTCCCCTGTCACCAAGATCATGCTCTCGGAGAAACACCTGGTCTCAGGTAAGAAGGggagagagcaggaggggaggattTTGGGATAGGTTTGAGCGTTGTGTAATCGGGTTAAGAAAATAACAGGTATGCCAATGTTCACTATGTCTAAATATACagtgtgggggaaaaaagtatttgatcccctgtacgtttgcccactgacaaagaaatgatcagtctataattttaatggtaggtttatttgaacagtgagagacagaataacaacaaaaaaatccagaaaaacaaatgtcaaactgttataaattgatttgcattttaattaggtaaataagtatttgacccttctgcaaaacatgacttagtacttggtggcaaaacccttgttggcaatcacagaggtcagacgtttcttgtagttggccaccaggtttgcacacatctcaggagggattttgtcccactcctctttgcagatcttctccaagtcattaaggtttcgaggctgacatttggcaattcgaaccttcagctccctccacagattttctatgggattaaggtctggagactggctaggccactccaggaccttaatgtgcttcttcttgagccactcgtttgttgccttggccgtgtgttttgggtcattgtcatgctggaatacccatccacgacccattttcaatgccctggctgagggaaggaggttctcacccaagatttgacggtacatggccccgtccatcgtccctttgatgcggtgaagttgtcctgtccccttagcagaaaaacacccccaaagcataatgtttccacctccatgtttgacggtggggatggtgttcttagggtcataggcagcattcctcctcctccaaacttggcgagttgagttgatgccaaagagctcgattttggtctcatctgaccacaacactttcacccagttctcctatgaatcattcagatgttcattggcaaacttcagacggccctgtatatgtgctttcttgagcagggggatcttgcgggcgttgcaggatttcagtccttcacggcgtagtgtgttaccaattgttttcttagtaACTATGGtcgcagctgccttgagatcattgacaagatcctcccgtctagttctgggctgattcctcaccgttctcatgatcattgcaactccacgaggtgagatcttgcatggagccccaggccgagggagattgacagttattttgtgtttcttccatttgcgagtaatcgcaccaactgttgtcaccttctcaccaagctgcttggcgatggtgttgtagcccattccagccttgtgtaggtctacaatcttgtccctgacatccttggagagctctttggtcttggccatggtggagagtttggaatctgattgattgattgcttctgtggacaggtcttttatacaggtaacaaactgagattaggagcactcccttttaagagtgtgctcctaatctcagctcgttacctgtataaaagacacttgggagccagaaatctttctgattgagagggggtcaaatacttatttccctcattaaatgcaaatcaatttataacatttttgacatgcgtttttctggattttctcacTGTTGAAAttaacataccattaaaattatagactgatcatttctttgtcagtgggcaaacgtacaaaatcagcaggggatcaaatacttttttccctcactgtatgtattttaaTGGCTGTGTTTCATACAcattgtgtgtgtttgcctcTGTCTTTCCATGTGTGTGTCCTTTAGTGTGTGCGGACAACAACCATGTGCGGACGTGGACGGTGACGCGGTTCCGAGGCATGATCTCCACGCAGCCTGGCTCCACCCCCCTGGCCTCCTTTAAGATCCTCTCATTGGAGGAGACGGAGAGCCATGGCAGCTACTCATCAGGCAACGACATCggtgagagatggggagagagagggaaatagataTGGGAAATGGAAGGGATGGATGATATTTTTTTTATCTAGAAAGGGTCTCGAGCaggtgtgtcaaactcattttagctcaggggccacatggaggaaaatctattcccaagtgggccggaccagtaaaatcatggtgtatatataacttaaaaacaacaacttcagattgttttctttgttttaatacgataaacataaagctggagcctgaggatagtgtgtccaaaatagtacaagcacaacatcactattaatcataaaacacctcaagtctatttgaaaattctaaagaaaaagaacacacaaactcacaatg from Coregonus clupeaformis isolate EN_2021a chromosome 29, ASM2061545v1, whole genome shotgun sequence encodes the following:
- the kctd3 gene encoding BTB/POZ domain-containing protein KCTD3 encodes the protein MAANVNITSGMGEIIQLNVGGTRFSTSRQTLMWIPDSFFSSLLSGRISTLRDETGAIFIDRDPTAFAPILNFLRTKELDLRGVNINILRHEAEFYGITPLVRRLLLCEEVERSSCGSVLFHGYLPPPALPARKFSSTPAASGPAPEDRPGPTGAEGGFPHTCPPHPSLPGPPGAEGPHRLGAAVDPRKVLIVAGHHNWIVVAYAHFVICYRIKESSGWQQVFSSPYLDWSMERIALNAKVVGGPHGDKDKMVAAASNNNIILWSIQDGGSGNEIGVFSLGVPVDHLFFIGNQLVATSHTGKVGVWNAVTQHWQVQDVVPITSCDTAGSFLLLGCNNGSIYYIDMQKFPLRMKDNDLLVTELYHDPSNDAITALSVYLTPKTSVSGNWIEIAYGTSSGAVRVIVQHPETVGSGPQLFQTFTVHRSPVTKIMLSEKHLVSVCADNNHVRTWTVTRFRGMISTQPGSTPLASFKILSLEETESHGSYSSGNDIGPFGERDDQQVFIQKVIPVTNKLFVRLSSTGKRICEVAAVDGTTISCFTVRECEGSSRMGSRPRRYLFTGHGNGSIQMWDLTTAMDTANKGEEKKTDEVGGPTEEELLQLLDQCDLSTSRCATPNISPAPSVLQHSRLRESCSSLRLQAQEPIPETATYGALRPYRESPLLAHARRTESFHSYRDFQNFSLGTGLLERPGQAPGQGAGPGTEARTRSLCEAGGEEGERRGSAMELWASRSANAANADVVANAAVVTGGATAEEGVLESPWQPPDSPGGDVRGRAQLEEEGVGLGSVAEARSEVRRKGGFEGAVFLGRKRAPPVPQLTTLPSVGSEGGGSDSSSTASPSPTQLASTSPRHRKCSEPANLDSSL